One window of Dehalobacterium formicoaceticum genomic DNA carries:
- the cobA gene encoding uroporphyrinogen-III C-methyltransferase translates to MTNKYHTAYLVGAGPGDYKLITLKAVECLKKADVVIYDRLANKKLLDFAKEGSEFIYVGKASSCHALPQDQINKLIVKKAKEGKTVVRLKGGDPYLFGRGGEEAEELRQEGIPFEIVPGITSAISVPAYAGIPVTHRDFVSSVHIITGHERPEKNVSSVDYQVLAQLKGTLIFLMGLSNLSSICNNLIKFGKDPDTPVAVISKGTTPDQKKAVGTLATIEEIVQNIKLLPPSIIIVGEVVGLHDRLDWFQKKPLSGKKILVTRTRKQTSVLAEKIEDLGGEVFSFPTIKILEPEDFSLIDEKFAQIQSYDWIVFTSINGVETFFKHLKEMKKDMRSLCGVKISAIGAGTGAALAERGIIADYIPHEYQAEALAQGLKERIKKDEKVLLPTADIARTLLPEELTAHGALVDKIDMYRTVPGEGNRDLLLEWLNQKEIDIITFASSSTVRNFIQILGQENLALLQDVKIACIGPVTRKTAEESGLEVQISAEEFSIDGLVQALLKEESGEINVK, encoded by the coding sequence ATGACAAATAAATACCATACTGCATATTTGGTAGGGGCCGGCCCGGGAGACTATAAATTAATCACATTGAAAGCTGTCGAATGCTTAAAAAAAGCGGATGTGGTGATCTATGACCGTTTGGCGAATAAAAAACTTTTAGATTTTGCCAAAGAGGGCAGCGAATTTATTTATGTGGGCAAGGCCAGCAGCTGTCATGCCCTTCCTCAAGATCAGATTAATAAACTCATCGTAAAAAAGGCTAAAGAAGGAAAAACTGTTGTCCGATTAAAGGGGGGAGACCCTTATCTTTTTGGCAGAGGCGGAGAAGAAGCGGAAGAATTGCGCCAGGAAGGAATTCCTTTTGAGATCGTACCGGGAATTACCTCGGCCATATCTGTGCCAGCTTATGCGGGGATTCCTGTGACCCATCGTGATTTTGTTTCTTCTGTACATATTATTACCGGACATGAACGACCGGAAAAAAATGTTTCCAGTGTTGATTACCAGGTGCTGGCGCAACTGAAGGGTACATTGATTTTCTTAATGGGGTTATCAAACCTAAGCAGTATCTGTAATAATTTGATTAAATTTGGCAAAGATCCGGATACCCCTGTGGCTGTGATTTCTAAAGGAACGACTCCGGACCAGAAAAAAGCCGTGGGTACATTGGCCACCATCGAAGAGATTGTACAGAATATAAAACTGCTTCCTCCTTCCATCATTATTGTCGGGGAGGTAGTAGGTTTGCATGACCGACTGGACTGGTTCCAAAAGAAACCTCTCTCCGGTAAAAAGATATTGGTTACCCGAACAAGAAAACAAACCAGTGTCCTGGCAGAAAAAATTGAGGATTTAGGGGGGGAGGTTTTTTCCTTTCCGACCATTAAAATCCTGGAACCGGAGGATTTCTCCCTCATTGATGAGAAATTTGCTCAGATTCAAAGTTATGATTGGATCGTTTTTACCAGTATCAACGGAGTTGAAACTTTCTTTAAACACTTAAAAGAAATGAAAAAAGATATGCGCAGTCTGTGTGGAGTGAAGATTAGTGCGATCGGCGCAGGCACCGGAGCGGCCTTGGCAGAAAGAGGCATTATTGCCGACTATATTCCCCATGAATATCAGGCGGAAGCTTTAGCCCAAGGTTTGAAAGAAAGAATCAAAAAAGATGAAAAAGTACTGCTGCCCACGGCGGATATTGCACGTACACTTTTGCCGGAAGAGCTTACTGCCCATGGTGCCTTGGTTGACAAAATAGATATGTATCGGACGGTCCCCGGAGAGGGCAATCGAGATCTCCTTTTGGAATGGTTGAACCAAAAGGAAATTGATATTATTACCTTTGCCAGTTCCTCAACAGTGCGCAACTTTATACAGATCTTAGGGCAGGAAAACCTGGCTTTGCTTCAAGATGTGAAGATTGCCTGCATTGGACCGGTAACGAGAAAGACAGCCGAAGAATCAGGCTTGGAGGTACAGATTTCTGCCGAGGAATTTTCTATTGATGGCTTGGTTCAAGCCCTGCTCAAAGAAGAATCGGGGGAAATTAACGTGAAATAA
- a CDS encoding precorrin-2 dehydrogenase/sirohydrochlorin ferrochelatase family protein — translation MGNYYPLMVDLSKMRCLVVGGGAVALRKTLTLKETGADITLISPEIMAPLVQLADAGEINLIRRPYQKGDLEGFHLVYVAINDKKVSEEISREALDTGVFFNIADQPAAGNFIVPSKIQRGDLVLSFSTNGKSPILSKKIRQELEERYGAEYEEFLQLLGRERVWALREIEQIDQRKAYFKALVYSTLPELLKAGKTAEVLRQIAEIREKTLSKEIGGTGNDK, via the coding sequence TTGGGAAACTATTATCCTTTGATGGTTGATCTAAGTAAGATGAGGTGCCTCGTTGTAGGAGGCGGGGCAGTTGCGCTGCGCAAGACTCTGACCCTTAAAGAGACAGGGGCAGATATCACCTTAATCAGTCCGGAAATTATGGCTCCATTGGTTCAATTGGCAGACGCAGGGGAAATTAATTTGATCAGGAGGCCTTATCAAAAAGGGGATCTTGAAGGCTTTCATTTGGTTTATGTCGCCATCAATGATAAAAAGGTGAGTGAGGAGATCAGCCGGGAAGCATTAGATACTGGGGTATTTTTTAATATTGCGGACCAGCCTGCTGCCGGTAATTTCATTGTGCCCTCTAAGATTCAACGGGGTGATCTGGTACTCTCTTTTTCTACCAATGGCAAAAGCCCAATATTATCCAAGAAGATTCGTCAAGAATTGGAGGAGCGTTATGGAGCAGAGTATGAGGAATTTCTCCAATTGTTGGGGCGGGAACGAGTTTGGGCACTTCGGGAAATAGAACAAATCGATCAAAGGAAAGCATATTTTAAAGCTTTGGTCTACTCCACCCTTCCGGAATTGTTAAAGGCCGGAAAAACAGCGGAGGTTCTGCGGCAAATCGCAGAAATTCGTGAAAAAACATTGTCCAAAGAAATAGGAGGAACAGGTAATGACAAATAA
- the pylC gene encoding 3-methylornithine--L-lysine ligase PylC — protein sequence MRIAIIGGKLQGVEACYLAQKASWQVLLIDKDEDIPARALCDEFVQCDVIKEDNKCLNILKESDVILPAMENLAALQTISRYAIQLGIPFVYDQGAYQVSGSKIISNQVFLSTGTPLPRLYPEGRLPWVVKPASSSGSAGVMKIKNEAEFKKLQEKPGFPEQWVVQEFVTGPSYSIEVIGFAGEYQVYQVTELEMDEQYDCKRVWAPSHLDQALVKEFNHIGLTLARHLNLQGIMDVEVILHDGQLKVLEIDARIPSQTPTVVYQSTGVNLVEILGQSFTQGKLQKISMEEQEYQGAVYEHIQVADKRLKVCGEHIMSAVGSLKLIPDFFGGSEGITNYSPGKKEWVATLINRGKTREEAWQKRCLVIERIMKEADITTYIDLSPEEE from the coding sequence ATGAGAATCGCCATTATTGGTGGCAAATTACAAGGGGTGGAAGCCTGTTATCTTGCTCAAAAAGCATCCTGGCAGGTGCTTCTAATTGATAAAGATGAAGATATTCCGGCCCGGGCTTTATGTGATGAATTTGTGCAGTGTGATGTGATAAAAGAAGACAATAAATGTCTGAATATCTTAAAAGAGTCGGATGTTATTCTGCCGGCCATGGAAAATTTAGCGGCCCTGCAAACAATATCTCGCTATGCAATCCAGTTGGGGATACCTTTTGTTTATGATCAGGGTGCTTACCAGGTATCCGGTTCTAAGATTATTTCCAACCAAGTTTTTTTGTCAACAGGAACACCACTGCCCCGCTTATATCCGGAAGGGCGTTTGCCCTGGGTTGTAAAACCGGCCTCTTCCAGCGGCAGCGCAGGTGTGATGAAGATAAAGAACGAGGCAGAATTTAAAAAACTTCAAGAGAAACCTGGATTTCCTGAGCAATGGGTTGTGCAAGAATTTGTCACCGGGCCTTCCTATTCCATCGAAGTGATCGGTTTTGCGGGAGAATATCAAGTATATCAGGTTACGGAATTGGAGATGGACGAGCAGTATGATTGTAAAAGAGTTTGGGCGCCGTCACATTTGGATCAGGCTTTGGTGAAAGAATTTAACCATATCGGTCTGACCCTGGCGCGTCATCTAAATCTGCAAGGAATTATGGATGTAGAAGTTATTCTCCATGATGGGCAATTAAAGGTCTTAGAAATTGATGCCAGAATCCCCAGCCAGACACCAACCGTCGTTTATCAATCCACCGGCGTCAATCTCGTTGAAATTTTGGGACAGAGTTTCACCCAGGGAAAACTTCAGAAAATATCGATGGAAGAGCAAGAGTATCAGGGAGCGGTATACGAGCACATCCAAGTAGCTGATAAAAGACTAAAGGTCTGCGGTGAACATATTATGAGTGCTGTTGGTTCCTTGAAGCTAATCCCCGATTTTTTTGGGGGGAGTGAAGGGATTACCAATTATAGCCCCGGTAAAAAAGAATGGGTAGCAACCTTAATTAATCGAGGGAAAACCCGGGAGGAAGCTTGGCAAAAAAGATGTCTGGTCATCGAGCGCATTATGAAAGAAGCAGATATTACTACATATATAGATCTTAGTCCGGAAGAAGAATGA
- the pylSc gene encoding pyrrolysine--tRNA(Pyl) ligase large subunit has protein sequence MGFSWSIIQKQRLKELNADEEQQNMLFEDKNERDRVFLELDRQLIKKGKERLDNLKNIERRPALAQLESKLVEALTSHGYVQVVTPIIIPKRSLAKMSIDDSHPLFSQVFWVDEKKCLRPMLAPNLYTLWKDLLRIWEKPIKIFEVGSCFRKESQGAHHLNEFTMLNVTVLGLPLEEREAWIEEMAELILKTAGISDYVLEKETSVVYGDTIDVVSGIELGSGAYGPHPLDQNWGIHDPWAGIGFGLERLLMIREGGQNIQRMSKSVTYLDGVRLNI, from the coding sequence TTGGGTTTTTCATGGTCGATTATTCAGAAGCAACGGCTCAAGGAGCTGAATGCAGATGAAGAACAACAAAATATGCTGTTCGAAGATAAAAACGAGAGAGATCGTGTTTTCTTGGAGTTGGATCGCCAATTAATAAAAAAAGGGAAAGAACGGCTTGATAATCTGAAGAATATTGAACGGCGTCCTGCTCTGGCCCAACTAGAGAGTAAACTTGTTGAGGCCTTAACGTCCCATGGATATGTTCAGGTGGTGACTCCCATCATTATTCCAAAAAGATCTTTAGCCAAGATGTCGATCGATGACAGTCATCCTTTGTTTAGCCAGGTTTTTTGGGTGGATGAGAAAAAATGTCTGCGTCCAATGCTGGCGCCGAATTTATATACCCTCTGGAAAGATTTGCTTCGTATCTGGGAAAAGCCAATTAAGATATTTGAGGTTGGCTCTTGCTTCCGCAAAGAATCCCAAGGTGCTCATCATTTAAATGAATTTACCATGCTGAATGTAACAGTATTAGGTTTGCCCTTAGAAGAACGGGAAGCCTGGATAGAGGAAATGGCAGAATTAATTCTGAAAACTGCCGGCATATCAGACTATGTATTAGAAAAAGAAACCTCTGTTGTCTATGGCGATACCATTGATGTCGTTTCCGGCATTGAGCTTGGTTCCGGAGCTTATGGACCTCATCCTTTGGATCAAAACTGGGGCATTCATGACCCTTGGGCCGGAATCGGTTTCGGTTTAGAAAGATTGCTTATGATACGAGAAGGCGGGCAGAATATTCAAAGGATGTCTAAAAGCGTGACATATTTGGATGGGGTTCGCTTGAATATTTAA
- a CDS encoding sirohydrochlorin chelatase encodes MNKALIIISHGSRSQDAVNAFNQIVELVRAKGGFDQVAGAAMEHNEPTIPQAIAQVTETGVQEIIFAPYFLYEGIHIKEDIPHMLNEIAPDYPDVTFKLAKPLGPESVLADILFERALAVK; translated from the coding sequence ATGAATAAAGCATTAATTATTATTAGCCACGGCAGCAGATCTCAAGATGCAGTGAATGCCTTTAATCAAATTGTCGAATTGGTTCGAGCTAAGGGTGGTTTCGATCAGGTGGCTGGAGCAGCTATGGAGCATAACGAACCTACTATTCCCCAGGCTATTGCCCAGGTAACAGAAACCGGCGTGCAAGAAATAATTTTTGCCCCATACTTTTTATATGAGGGGATTCATATCAAGGAAGATATTCCTCATATGCTTAATGAAATTGCACCCGATTATCCGGATGTAACCTTTAAATTGGCCAAACCTCTTGGTCCGGAATCGGTATTGGCGGACATTCTCTTTGAACGGGCTCTTGCCGTAAAGTAG
- a CDS encoding phosphoribosylaminoimidazolesuccinocarboxamide synthase — MNLVYQGKTKDVYALEDGNYLLKFKDDVTGVNGVFDPGANTVGLSMEGAGKAGLRLTKFFFEKLNQMGIPTHFIDADLDQVTMTVKKAAPFGKGLEVICRFRAVGSFLRRYEMYAEDGQALDALVEVTLKDDDRNDPPISKDALDMLGILSKEEYEILKDLTKQIGNIVKDELAKKGLELYDIKFEFGRVGEDHHIALIDEISGGNMRAYRNNTRVEPLELTKIMVQED; from the coding sequence ATGAATCTTGTATATCAAGGAAAAACCAAAGATGTTTATGCTTTAGAAGACGGAAATTATCTTTTAAAATTTAAGGATGATGTAACCGGTGTGAATGGTGTTTTTGATCCCGGAGCCAATACTGTAGGGCTTTCTATGGAAGGGGCCGGAAAAGCCGGGCTTCGTCTGACGAAATTCTTTTTTGAAAAATTAAATCAAATGGGCATCCCGACTCATTTCATTGATGCCGATTTAGATCAAGTAACTATGACTGTGAAAAAGGCCGCCCCTTTTGGTAAAGGCTTGGAGGTAATCTGTCGTTTTCGGGCGGTGGGCAGCTTTTTGCGCCGTTATGAAATGTATGCTGAGGACGGACAAGCCTTGGATGCTTTGGTCGAAGTGACTCTTAAGGATGATGATCGAAACGATCCTCCGATTTCAAAGGATGCCTTAGATATGCTGGGTATTTTATCAAAAGAGGAATATGAAATTCTCAAGGATCTTACCAAACAGATTGGTAATATTGTCAAAGATGAATTGGCCAAAAAAGGGCTGGAATTATATGATATAAAATTTGAATTTGGCCGGGTGGGAGAAGATCATCATATTGCCCTGATTGATGAAATATCCGGTGGTAATATGCGTGCCTATCGCAATAATACCCGCGTTGAACCCCTGGAATTGACAAAAATCATGGTTCAAGAGGACTAA
- a CDS encoding sigma-54 interaction domain-containing protein, with translation MSQHHKNPITELDYDTLKKILDNSFDEIYVTNAEGIVVYVNKAVEKHCGVKAENIIGKSSNEISAQNLWGPRVSPIAIKRKRSFTLEQKTCTGKTLLNTANPIWDQDGNLELVIENSRDITETEGIKFELENSMRMLDHYKLEMEKLRKKELRHPGFICKSKKMTDLLEIAHRIAAVDSTVLLLGESGTGKGIIAKYIHSKSPRKKGPFIPINCASIPTELMESELFGYAKGAFTGANEKGKIGLIDLADEGTLFLDEIGELPLNMQAKLLQVLQDNKYFKVGGREVQTANCRIIAATNRNLKEMVEKDAFREDLYYRLNIFEIEIPPLRERPEEIIPFVHFFLDKFNNKYKVSHTISQNALDVFSKYSWPGNVRELENTIERIVVVNPETIIEDHHLPKHFHEDAAVPSNANTTPDKQIPLDEAINEMEKNIIVKAYKELGSSYEVARVLRTSQSKASRLIRKYCQQDDVVNKSV, from the coding sequence ATGTCCCAACATCATAAAAACCCTATTACAGAACTGGACTACGATACACTAAAAAAAATTCTGGATAATTCTTTTGATGAAATCTATGTCACCAACGCGGAAGGCATTGTTGTCTATGTTAATAAGGCTGTAGAAAAACATTGTGGAGTTAAGGCAGAAAATATCATCGGCAAGAGTTCCAATGAAATATCTGCCCAGAATCTTTGGGGTCCCCGGGTCAGCCCCATCGCCATCAAAAGGAAAAGAAGCTTTACTTTGGAACAAAAAACCTGTACCGGGAAAACTTTACTCAACACCGCCAATCCTATCTGGGATCAAGATGGCAATTTGGAATTGGTGATCGAAAATTCCCGGGATATTACAGAAACGGAAGGCATTAAATTTGAGCTGGAAAACAGCATGCGCATGTTAGATCATTACAAACTGGAAATGGAAAAGCTCAGGAAAAAAGAATTGCGCCACCCCGGTTTTATTTGCAAGAGTAAAAAAATGACCGATCTCTTAGAAATAGCCCATAGGATTGCCGCTGTTGATTCTACCGTACTATTGCTGGGGGAATCAGGAACCGGGAAAGGGATTATTGCGAAGTATATTCACAGCAAAAGCCCCCGGAAAAAAGGTCCTTTTATTCCCATTAATTGTGCATCTATACCCACTGAACTAATGGAATCTGAATTATTCGGTTATGCTAAGGGCGCCTTCACCGGGGCCAATGAAAAAGGTAAAATCGGTTTAATTGATCTTGCCGATGAGGGAACATTATTTTTGGATGAGATTGGCGAACTGCCCTTGAATATGCAAGCCAAACTATTGCAGGTACTTCAAGATAATAAGTATTTTAAGGTTGGCGGACGAGAAGTGCAAACGGCTAACTGCCGCATTATTGCGGCAACAAACCGTAATCTGAAAGAAATGGTAGAAAAGGACGCCTTTCGGGAGGACCTTTATTATCGCTTGAATATTTTTGAAATTGAAATTCCCCCTTTGAGAGAGAGGCCGGAAGAAATTATCCCCTTCGTCCATTTTTTCCTGGATAAATTTAATAATAAATACAAAGTGTCCCATACAATCTCCCAGAATGCCTTAGATGTTTTCTCTAAATATTCCTGGCCGGGTAATGTAAGGGAACTGGAAAATACCATTGAACGAATCGTGGTCGTCAACCCGGAAACAATCATCGAAGATCACCACTTACCGAAGCATTTTCATGAAGATGCAGCAGTGCCCAGTAATGCTAATACAACACCTGATAAACAAATCCCATTGGATGAAGCAATTAATGAAATGGAAAAAAATATTATTGTCAAAGCATATAAAGAATTAGGCAGTTCTTATGAAGTCGCCCGGGTATTAAGAACCAGTCAGAGTAAAGCCAGCAGATTAATTCGCAAATATTGTCAGCAAGATGATGTTGTAAATAAGAGTGTCTAA
- the hemA gene encoding glutamyl-tRNA reductase, with amino-acid sequence MDIVVVGVSYKNTPIEVREKLAFTKKKFEKAYDRLSLILDESVILSTCNRSEIYGVYSDMPQAIEQIKDFFCLFHGLEKGTLDQYFYVKENMDCVTHLFQVTAGLDSQVLGEDQILGQVKSAHQRALELHMSGRVLNRLFRDGITNGKKVRLETKISQNPTSISYLAIQYLEKSLSDYQERNVLLIGAGKMNRLALTYLKDMGFSRILVANRTYEAARSLKEVYPDIEIILFDEIEDYLFICDVVISSTAAPHLVIKREEIVGYKKGSIYLDLAVPRDIDPRVGELIGITLVDLDALEKIQTENQEKRRQAGEKARFLIEEAVDEFDQWLQCIPLFPAIKQIESYHEHVLNKEMPNLIDRLKNTEDEAKMAVILKGFVKKIYSPPMVRLKQFSVLENKEDLTEILETLYKEESV; translated from the coding sequence ATGGATATTGTTGTTGTCGGAGTGAGTTATAAGAATACACCGATTGAAGTTAGAGAGAAGCTTGCTTTTACAAAGAAGAAATTTGAAAAAGCTTATGACCGGCTTAGTTTGATTTTGGATGAATCGGTCATTCTTTCTACCTGTAATCGCAGCGAGATTTATGGAGTGTATTCAGACATGCCCCAGGCAATAGAACAAATTAAAGATTTTTTCTGCCTTTTTCATGGGTTGGAAAAGGGGACTCTGGATCAATATTTTTATGTCAAAGAAAATATGGACTGTGTTACCCATCTTTTTCAGGTGACCGCCGGTTTAGACTCTCAGGTTTTAGGGGAAGATCAGATTTTAGGACAGGTAAAATCAGCCCATCAAAGAGCTTTGGAATTACATATGTCGGGGCGGGTATTAAACAGACTTTTTCGGGATGGCATTACCAATGGTAAAAAAGTGCGCCTGGAAACAAAAATATCCCAAAATCCCACTTCGATCAGTTATCTGGCGATTCAATACTTGGAAAAATCTTTATCCGATTATCAAGAGCGCAATGTACTGCTAATTGGCGCGGGGAAAATGAACCGCTTAGCCTTGACTTACCTGAAAGACATGGGTTTTTCCCGCATCCTGGTAGCCAATCGCACTTATGAAGCGGCTCGATCTTTAAAGGAAGTTTATCCGGACATCGAAATCATTCTTTTTGATGAAATTGAAGATTATCTTTTCATCTGTGATGTTGTGATCAGCTCTACAGCAGCACCTCACCTGGTAATCAAAAGAGAAGAGATTGTGGGCTATAAAAAAGGCAGTATTTATCTTGATCTGGCGGTGCCCCGTGATATCGACCCCAGGGTAGGGGAATTAATAGGCATTACCTTAGTTGATTTGGATGCATTAGAAAAAATCCAAACCGAAAACCAGGAGAAAAGGCGGCAGGCCGGGGAGAAAGCGCGCTTTTTGATTGAAGAAGCGGTAGATGAGTTTGATCAGTGGCTGCAATGTATCCCATTGTTTCCTGCGATTAAACAAATTGAAAGCTATCATGAACATGTCTTAAATAAAGAAATGCCCAATTTAATTGACCGATTGAAAAATACGGAAGATGAGGCTAAAATGGCCGTCATTTTAAAAGGGTTTGTCAAAAAGATTTATTCCCCGCCCATGGTCAGATTAAAACAATTTTCTGTCCTGGAAAACAAGGAAGATCTGACAGAGATTTTAGAGACTCTGTATAAGGAGGAGTCTGTGTAA
- a CDS encoding cobalamin B12-binding domain-containing protein gives MANFESLSQSVISGKEAQVKEQTQALIDAGTDPLEIINQGLIAGMNVVGARFKNGEMFVPEVLMSAKSMSSGIELVKPLIAESDMPNKGTVIIGTVKGDLHDIGKNLVAMMLESGGFKVINLGIDISPEKFVEGAKEYNTDIIAMSALLTTTMLHMKDTIELVKEEGLKVKCIIGGAPISQDFADEIGADGFAPDAASATDLCGKLMA, from the coding sequence ATGGCAAATTTTGAATCCTTATCCCAAAGTGTAATTTCAGGTAAAGAAGCGCAGGTAAAAGAACAAACTCAAGCATTAATTGATGCAGGTACTGACCCTCTTGAAATTATCAACCAAGGTTTAATCGCCGGGATGAACGTGGTAGGAGCTCGTTTCAAAAACGGAGAAATGTTTGTTCCTGAAGTTCTCATGTCCGCTAAATCCATGTCCTCCGGTATTGAACTTGTTAAACCTTTAATCGCTGAATCAGATATGCCCAATAAAGGTACCGTTATTATCGGAACCGTCAAAGGTGACCTGCATGACATCGGGAAAAACTTGGTCGCCATGATGCTGGAAAGCGGCGGATTCAAAGTAATCAATTTAGGTATTGACATTTCTCCAGAAAAATTCGTAGAAGGTGCCAAAGAATATAACACAGATATTATTGCCATGTCCGCTCTTCTCACCACCACCATGCTACACATGAAGGATACTATTGAATTAGTAAAAGAAGAAGGCCTCAAAGTAAAATGTATCATTGGCGGCGCACCTATTTCCCAAGACTTTGCTGATGAAATCGGTGCTGATGGTTTCGCTCCCGATGCTGCCTCCGCAACAGATCTTTGCGGCAAATTGATGGCCTAA
- the pylSn gene encoding pyrrolysine--tRNA(Pyl) ligase small subunit, with product MVEQGKTQKTVAKEKRRYYRKNVEFFKLLDKIKLWPSRSGTLHGIKSMKISGDTAEIITHCNERFLVRNSRNSRSARWLRNKLFFGVCKGCKIPEWKLEKYSSTYLNQYYGKNL from the coding sequence ATGGTTGAACAAGGAAAAACGCAAAAAACCGTAGCCAAAGAAAAAAGAAGATATTACCGGAAAAATGTCGAGTTTTTCAAGTTATTGGATAAAATAAAATTATGGCCTTCCCGCAGCGGTACTTTGCATGGCATCAAATCCATGAAAATCTCCGGCGATACAGCCGAAATCATTACCCATTGCAATGAGCGTTTTCTGGTGCGAAATTCCAGAAACAGCCGCTCCGCCAGATGGTTGCGCAACAAATTGTTTTTTGGAGTTTGCAAAGGGTGCAAAATACCGGAATGGAAATTGGAAAAGTATTCCTCCACCTATTTGAACCAATATTATGGTAAGAATCTGTAA
- the pylB gene encoding methylornithine synthase PylB produces MKEDGHGLNLEFILDKAYQEKFLNKEEIIFLLSQREEEKIKQIYAAARMMRQKYFGQKIFMYGFIYFSTYCRNNCTFCLYRKENHALTRYRKSETEIMETAASLAASGVHLLDLTMGEDPEILKQHSEGYDQLLHMVRGVKKVSSLPLMISPGVVPSGFLGKLKEAGIDWYALYHETHNRALYAQLRLGQDYERRWQAKKQAHELGMLVEEGLLTGVGDTVDDVADSMFAMKKLGAEQVRVMSFVPQEETPMAHWDSPARIHEMLIIAVMRLLFPDRLIPASLDVDGIKGLQERLAAGANVVTSIIPPKSGLAGVSNNTLDIEDGNRTVPTINRVLEEVDLMPATQQEYHNWVCLSREAVR; encoded by the coding sequence GTGAAAGAGGATGGACATGGTTTAAACTTAGAGTTTATTTTAGATAAAGCTTACCAGGAAAAATTTTTAAATAAAGAAGAAATTATTTTTCTCCTTTCCCAAAGGGAAGAAGAGAAGATTAAACAGATATATGCTGCTGCCAGAATGATGCGCCAAAAGTATTTTGGTCAAAAAATATTTATGTATGGTTTTATTTATTTTTCTACTTACTGCCGCAATAATTGCACCTTTTGTTTGTATCGCAAAGAAAATCATGCTTTGACCAGGTATCGTAAAAGTGAGACGGAAATCATGGAGACGGCAGCTTCCCTAGCAGCGTCCGGTGTTCATCTCCTTGATTTAACCATGGGAGAGGATCCCGAAATTTTAAAACAGCACTCTGAAGGATATGATCAGTTACTTCATATGGTGCGGGGGGTCAAGAAGGTCAGTTCCCTACCCTTAATGATTTCTCCCGGGGTTGTTCCTTCCGGCTTTTTGGGAAAATTAAAAGAGGCGGGCATTGATTGGTATGCCCTTTATCACGAAACCCACAATCGGGCATTATATGCTCAATTAAGATTAGGACAGGATTATGAACGCAGATGGCAGGCTAAAAAGCAGGCTCATGAATTAGGGATGCTGGTTGAGGAAGGATTGCTCACCGGAGTGGGGGATACCGTAGACGATGTGGCTGATTCCATGTTTGCGATGAAAAAACTTGGGGCGGAGCAGGTACGGGTGATGAGTTTTGTGCCTCAAGAGGAGACTCCCATGGCTCATTGGGATTCTCCGGCCCGCATCCATGAAATGCTAATCATTGCCGTGATGCGTTTGCTTTTCCCGGATCGTTTAATTCCCGCATCTTTGGATGTAGACGGTATTAAGGGACTTCAAGAGCGACTGGCAGCCGGAGCCAATGTGGTAACCTCAATTATTCCACCGAAGTCCGGCCTCGCCGGGGTATCTAATAATACTCTTGATATTGAAGATGGTAATCGGACGGTGCCAACGATTAACCGGGTTTTGGAGGAAGTTGACCTGATGCCGGCCACCCAGCAGGAATATCATAACTGGGTCTGTCTTTCCCGGGAGGCCGTCCGATGA